DNA from Clarias gariepinus isolate MV-2021 ecotype Netherlands chromosome 23, CGAR_prim_01v2, whole genome shotgun sequence:
CGACGGGCACTCAGGCAAATCCATCCAGTTCTGAATGAGATCGGCAAAGCTGTTATCCCCGAGAACGAGCGGATGCCGGTTGCGCCCTTGCGTCAGCAGCGCCGCTGTCCAGTCCTCCGGTTCGGTCGGTACCTCGAACGACGTCCACTTTTCCAGGCAGGCATCCGACGTGGATTTGGGACGCGTCCTAGGACGAGGGCTCGGTTCTAGATCGAGGTCGGCCGACGCGGCGCGTACTTTTCTGAATCGCCGCAGCACCACAGGCCCCTCGTCGGGCCACGACGCCTCAGAGTATCCAGAGTCAAATTCGAGACTGCTGGACGCGCTGCTGTCCTCGTCCTCTGGGGGGCAGGAGAGCCGGCAAGCCGAGTCGGAGCTGCTGGTGTCGCTGGCGTCACTGATTCGGAGCCGCGCTCGCCGCTCACGCCGACCAATCAGCAGCTTGCAGGGGCCGGACGAGGGCGCCATCCCGCTAGTCTGGTGTAGCTGTTTCAGGTCCTGCAGGGAGCGCATCATACAGCGCATGTGCTCACGGAGACACCCACCCGACTCCTGAACACACAACTGGGGACGAGAGAGAAGAAACCTGAAGTTAGAACACGGCtgattgtaataataataatgatgatgtgtGAAACAAACACATTGCGGTGCGTTTAGTGACTGAAAACTCcatcatgaatgaatgaatggctTCATTAAAGACATTATGATGATTTGTTACCAGGAAGTGATTTTTCTGGAACAATCGTGCATGATTTTCTTAAagattttctgagcaaattgagattaaactgttttaattatCAGTCACGATGACCAAAGTGTCACGGAGAGTGTTTCTCCTAGCAGAAGATTCCTATACTGTCTGAAAAAACCTGGACAACTGACACACTGTTATTGCAAATCCTGCAAAAACCTTTGAATCCGAAAATTCCCGACTCCTCATCCTTTCCGTCTTGACTGAGAGAACAACATGGGATCCATAAACACCGGCGTACCAGAACGTCCCGAAACAGCTGACGGCTACGAGAGAgtttgtgcgagtgtgtgtttgtgtgtttcttccTCTAGCAGGTAGTTTTGGTTTTTGACACACTTGGACATGGGGACAAGCTCAGACACGAAGGGATCAGACGATGAGAGCTGCACCCTGCACTATTCAAACCGAGAACTACCACAACAACAGTCAGGAACTCGTCATCAGTTTTAATCCAGACTGTTACACCCTGCCGCAGACAAAAAGCATGTGGAAGAAAACCTGTCGATATCCGTTAAAGCAGATCGGTCGGCCACACCTGATCGATTAAGAGAGCTTATCACCATGCCGGCTCACACGCTCTGTCCAGGGGAAAAACCACAATTAGAAAAATCTATCTGCAttcgatctatctatctttacTTATCCAACTGCACAGATATGAACAACTAAAAAGCAAATTTATAAAAGTCTTGTTTGTGCAGGGAGACGATTTGTCAGAAGCTGGCTGAGATCCACATCAACCGTGAACACGCTGCCAAATCCTGACTCAAAATTAACCAGACAACTACACAAGCCTGACTCAGATATTCCTGTGTTGATGATGGGTCGCCTACTCCCTCAACCGTCCACCATGATCAAGAAAATCTGTCCAAATATGGAAAACAAAAATCCAATGTGTCCAATACAATTGCAATGCTTCATCTCAGAAAGCTGTCTGTCTGCTGTCTCATCCTTCCTTCACCACAGCGTCCCAGTTATTAATCCTTGCACTACGATCATCACTTAAGCGTTAACGTTTAAGACATTACTGCACATTAATTTTTCCAACAACTTACGCCGAAATCTCACGCAGCGAGCAGACGATGCAGGCGATGTCCTGATGCTGTCTTCCAGTCTGTAACTCTGGACTGCGCGCTCTGCCCTTAAAAGCCGCCTACCTACATGCGCCTTCATCCCACGCCAAACAGAGGGCGGGACGATGTGTTTATGACAGCGAGATCGTGTGCGATGAGAATAGCTGATCATCAGCTCTCGTGCAATGATAAACTTAGAAATAATTTTGCTGTTTCAGCAATCGTAGGAAACTTCTGCATCTTGGGTGTCGTCCATAAGCCTTGTGCAAATCTTTATATCAATAGCTCATAacgtttatactgtacactacagttTGTCCTAAACCAGGTCTGCAAATCAGCTTCGCAGTTCTGTTGAGGTAGATGCATGTTCCTGCCAGATGTTTACGAATAACTTTTCCGTTACGCTACTTGTCACCCACATTACTGCTGTGGGAAAAACTGCAAAAGCAATAAACTAAATGTCAGAAGTGATTAATTACAGATGAGGAAAAAATAGCTTGGTGTAGAGCAAATTTGATTATTCGCCAAACTGGTTCTTGCAAGTTATTACAATATCAAGATCTACTTTGCAAACTAGTTTTAATGCAATGATTCATAAAGTCGTTCAGGTTTTCCATCTAACAAGACAAAAGAGTAATAATAAAGACAGACTAATTATGTTTATGGGTAACATTCAGGCAGAAGTGTTGTGTCTGAGTCAAAAGAGTGGTGCTGCAGGTCACATCGCCTCTGAAAAACACTGTGTTTGTGCATGATATCTCACGCTTTATCTCTAAATCCCGTCTTGGACAGAACGCACGCTTCTCCTGATGCAAGGACTGATAACCCTGAGTCTCGTGTATAAGGGGAGCATAAATAATAAAGGGAACTCTAATAAAAGAAACTGTTCCAAATGAGGTCACAGCATGAAGattacaaagcaaaaaaaacgaAAACAGCATCACTTCACTTTGCAGCATCAAATTCAGTTGTTTTCAAcaaactataatatttctttattaaacttatatataaacaatacgTGTCACAAGTTGATTCATGAGCACTCTCAATTTTCTGTAGTTATCTGCATTCAGTGATATTAGCACATATTCAttgcattatttatatattttatatattatttatatattttatatatatgctgtactctttttattttagtaatttctTTTGTAGTATGGTCGGCTATGAGGAAAAATCTATGCATGCTCAGACATGAGGAAAAATTATAGTTGTAGTTATAATGCATACATGTAGAAGTAATACGTCTAATTAATAAACGTCCAGATAAAAATCAGAGCATGCAATAAACAAATGTAATGTTTGCACACATCTTTATGGGGATCAGTTAAAGTTTATGCAGCTCTGGTGTATAGGGTTAAAACACTGTTTATCTGTATTCAACTTAAAAAGTTTAgaaagacatacacacacattatacatgcattaatattataataaatgaaatgtgcTTACCATATCTGTTATTCTGCCAAAGACTCAGAAGGAATCAGTTTAGTCTCtccaaaagatgaaaaaaaaatggttgcattaaaaaaaaaaaaaagtgtgtgtgtgtgtgcagtaatataaatataacacacacacatttataatacagaTGTTGCTCTGATCCCTCTCAGCTCTTGGGGGAATGCGCTCGTGGCAGCTGCGAGCGTCAGGTTTGAGCGCGTGCCTTGTTCTGGCGCGTGCCAATGAGAAGCTGTGCTGGAGAAGTCGGCCAATCAGAACGCAGGTGGGCGGGGCGAAACCCGAGCGACCGTTGTTTTCCCTCCCCTTCTGGTCCCGCCTTCTCTTTAATCTTACCGCCGTAAAACAAGAAGAACGAAACGCGGTGAGACACCGGAGAgacatatacagtgtgtgtgtgtgtgtgtaaagcctgGCATATGATACATTTTAAGtaaagttattattaattaaaatggttAGTAATTAAAAGTGTTACAGGTTgtaataaactgttaaaaacaGGAACTCAGGAGTGAgaataaaatcaatatttaaactttaaataaaccagACTCATGAGTCGTTTATCAGAAAATTATATTAGTCGACAAAATCGAGAATGTTTTAAAGCTCATCTTCAACCTCAGAGAAACAAACCGTAATACATGGATAAATACTTTATTGGctaatgtttacttttaaatgtcTAATTGTGATTAAAATATGTATTCAGCTAAAACCATTTCTATTCTTCCCAAAATAAAcctgttaatatatatatattttttttttaaatactgatgAATTTTTCGTTAAGGTTTCtgaatgacagacagacagatagagagatagatagatagagagatagacagatagatagatagatagatagacagatagatagatagatagatagatagatagatagacagacagacagatagagagatagatagacagacagacagatagagagatagatagatagatagataagcagatagatcgatagatagacaaacagacagatagatagatagacagacagatagatagatagatagatagatagacagacagatagagagatagatagatagatagataagcagatagatagatagatagacaaacagacagatagatagatagacagacagatagatagatagatagatagatagacagacagatagagagatagatagatagatagataagcagatagatagatagatagatagatagatagatagatagatagatagataagcagatagatagatagatagatagatagatagatagatagataagcagataggtagatagatagatagatagatagatagatagatagatagataagcagatagatagacagacagacagatagatagatagatagatagatagatagatagatagataaatagacagacagacagacagatagagagatagatagatagatagatagataagcagatagatcgatagatagacaaacagacagatagatagatagatagatagacagacagatagagagatagatagatagatagatagacagacagatagatagatagatagatagatagacagacagatagatagataagcagatagatagatagatagatagatagatagatagatagataagcagatagatagatagacagacagatagatagatagatggatagatagatagatagatagatagatagatagatagatagatagatagataagcagatagatagatagatagatagatagatagacagacagatagatagatagatagatagatagatagacagatagatagacagacagatagatagacagacagatagatagatagatagataagcagatagatcgatagatagacagacagacagatagatagatagacagacagatagatagatagatagatagatagacagacagacagatagatagatagatagatagatagatagatagatagatagatagatagacagacagacagacagatagagagacagacagacagacagatagatagatagatgatagatagataagcagatagatcgatagatagatagatagatagatagacagacagacggatagatagatagatagatagatagatagatagacagacagacagatagacaaaaCAGTAACagatttttgcaaaaaaaaaaaaaaaaagatataaagtgGCACCAAACTCTTTTTAATCAGATTAAAGTTGACATACGAGAGCAGTTCTTAACCTCGTTGGTCTTTGCATGTACAGAACCCTTAAGAACCCTAATGATGGGTTCCATGTATCGACAGAACACGACAACTCGTGCACATTTCAAACTTTGTTGTGTTCATTTCGTAGCTTTATAGAACCAAAAAGCATTTTGTGTGGCTTTATTCATGCAAACAAAGTCTTAGAGTGTCGAAACTTTTAAAAAGATACTAAGTCCTAACTCGGTTGTTATtgattattaatacattttttaccgGAAATTTTCCTCAAACAATCAACAGGTTAAACTTGAagataaataaacattgtctTTACAGTCTAAGGAAACTAAATGTTGTTTAAACCCTGCACAACTCTGATGTTTTAGTTACCTGAAAGTGAACATGAAGGATTTCACCTCTCATATGTGATCCTTCAAGTTGTACCTTGAGGTTAAttgcttgaaataaaataatataatgaaaaaaattgagCTGGAATACACATTTTGTTTAGTCTTTAAGTTCATTAAACAGCTTAAGATGACTGGAATCACTGCTAATTGACGTGTCTGGATAAGAACATAAATGAGTGAAAAAGGAATAACaaggttgtgtttttttgttgggAAAAGAATTAAATCCTTGGCATATTGAAAAAGTAACTTAAAATAGCTTGGGCATGTGCGCCCTCTTCTGGCTGTTCGGGTtacagcaacaaaaacaaaccaagtcaagcaaaatgttttttttttttgttctttcataaaaaaaaaaatattagggaAAAATattgctttacatttttttcactgGGGTGTAAATTAAAATCTTCATGCGTACATTTtgctatattatttattattattttatttaaaaagaaagcattaaaaatcatgttcatttatttagcCTCAAACAAATTACTTTACCTGTTTACTATTTAAACTTGGAATTAAGAAGAAATTCATGGTGAAATCTCTGATGTAGTACAGAGCATGTTACAATAAAGTGTTATTACATCACAAATATAATAACCAATCATGTTACAGTATGCAAATGACCTCTCTAActgtaagctttttttttttttattgaccagGTGGAGAGACTTGGTGGTGTTTCTGACTTGTGCGCTTTTAGAAATCAGGCTTTTTAcaccagaagaagaagaaagtaaaGTTGTGCCCACTTTgagcaaaaacagaaaacacaaacacacacacacacacactccacagtGACTTTACTAGGAGTTAATACGATTACTGAAGTCCACTAGCTGCTGTAATAGAGATTGTTAAATCACATTGATCTCGGATTTCCCGAGCCTCAGAGCTTCGCCTCTCATTCTGTATAACTcgattttagttctgtttctCAGGCACTTTGCTCAAATCAACCCTGAAAGTCCAGGAGCTGAAGCCAAAACCCCAACGCTAACTaatcctagaaaaaaaaaaatgtatcgtCTGATGAACGTCAGGCGTCTGTGAGGTCGTTTGTGAACTGACTGATGCTTTAGTTAAGAGCCGAGATCAGATCAGATCGTATTAACACAAGATATCACCTTCTGTTTTAGTCTTGAACAAAAAGTACAGAGCAGGAAAGTGAGGCTTGTAAGAGTTGAAGCTTATTAAATCATGTCGAGACATCACAGAGTGttatgtcagttttttttttttttttttttttatcacaatttATTCAGCCCCGGAAATCAGACGCTTTATTAACATCTATTTATCTGGAGACTGAACTCTCAGATGTAGAATGTTTACTAATTCTGGCAGTTTGTTTAAGAAACAGGACACTCTCACATCTCACATTCCATTCACAAACACTTTGAAAATTACAGACTAACACTAAAACTTGTCGTGCATAGCAACAGTAACTAAGCAGCCAGGCTCAAAAGGTTTAGATAAACTACACCATCACAGTCACCTTACAACGAGCAGGGTTATAGATcagataataatattataattacgAGTTAGGAGCATTTATAAAACGCTTCTGTTCATAAATCAGCCTGTAATAACACGAGTTAAATCCTGATGTTCCCTAAAGATCTCACTAGATGGCAACGTGAGTCCCTCTAGAACGTTCCAGAAATTCACAGACATGAGACAGTGAGCCCATgtgacatttaattttttttctatgatgtaGAAATTCAACAGCAAAGCTCACCGCCATGTTTGAGACATTGACCACCCTGCGTCTGCaggtacactatatggacaaaagtatttccCCAAACCTGCAGTGCCATTGTATCTAAACACAGACTTTAATATGGAGACGGTCCCGCAGTTGGTTTTGCAGCTCTAACAGcctccactcttcttggaaggccgtCCACAAGATTGTTGAagagtttctgtgggaattggtgtccattcattctgtagagcatttatgaggtcagacactgatgttggacgagaaggtccTGGCTTACAATATCCGTTCAAGTTCATCCCAAATGGTTGACGTCAGGGTTCTGTGTTCGGGCCgctcgagttcttccacaccgaactcatcaaactGTGTCTTTACAGTCGTTGCTTTGTACACTGGGGGAAAGTCTACTGGATTAGCAAAGGGTCTTCCGCAAACTGTGGACACAAAGTTGATAAAAAGCGGAatattgtccaagatgtcttggtatgctgaagcattaagattatCCTTCACTGTCATGGGGAAAAGGGGTCTAAATACTTTTGTACATAAATTGTTAATTCTGTTGCCAACATTCTCCCACTGTGTGACCTCAGTGTCTAGGCAGAGTCATGGTGACTGGCCACGCC
Protein-coding regions in this window:
- the inka1a gene encoding PAK4-inhibitor inka1 isoform X2 → MLCVQESGGCLREHMRCMMRSLQDLKQLHQTSGMAPSSGPCKLLIGRRERRARLRISDASDTSSSDSACRLSCPPEDEDSSASSSLEFDSGYSEASWPDEGPVVLRRFRKVRAASADLDLEPSPRPRTRPKSTSDACLEKWTSFEVPTEPEDWTAALLTQGRNRHPLVLGDNSFADLIQNWMDLPECPSEPTEPRPSVSKRLAKDFLGNVRRRIARISQNVDGQKKFVSDSSRSNRAATATKRLSCPVDVPRKMPFFHKSHMDLQELDSDFYRFTALMKTGSRQPIICNDIIGYI
- the inka1a gene encoding PAK4-inhibitor inka1 isoform X1, encoding MRCMMRSLQDLKQLHQTSGMAPSSGPCKLLIGRRERRARLRISDASDTSSSDSACRLSCPPEDEDSSASSSLEFDSGYSEASWPDEGPVVLRRFRKVRAASADLDLEPSPRPRTRPKSTSDACLEKWTSFEVPTEPEDWTAALLTQGRNRHPLVLGDNSFADLIQNWMDLPECPSEPTEPRPSVSKRLAKDFLGNVRRRIARISQNVDGQKKFVSDSSRSNRAATATKRLSCPVDVPRKMPFFHKSHMDLQELDSDFYRFTALMKTGSRQPIICNDIIGYI